The genomic window AAGGACAAGGATTAAATGCTCCAACTAACAAAAAGTTAGAAGGGAACAAATAATTACCATTTAACCTATTTATATTTATAACTTTATCTTCTAATGGCTCTCTTAAAACTTCTAAGATTTCCTTCTTAAACTCTAATATTTCATCTAAAAATAATACTCCATTATGTGCTAAAGTAACTTCTCCTGCCTTTATTTCTTTTCCTCCACCAACTAAAGCTGCTTTAGTTATTGTATGATGTGGATTTCTAAAAGGCCTTTTAATAAAATCTTCATCTTTAAGTAAGCCAGATACGCTATATATTTTTGCAATTTCCTTTTTTTCTTGGTTACTTAAAGGTGGTAAAATTGAAGGTAATGCTTTTGCAAGCATTGTCTTTCCCGATCCTGGAGATCCAAATAAAATTATATTATGTTTTCCTGAAGCTACTATTTCCATTGCTCTTTTAGAACTTCTATGACCTATTATTTGACTATAATCTATAAGATAATCTTCTTTTTTATCTTTTATATCTGTATTATCACATGGTAATAAATCATTATTATTTATAAATGATACTACCTCTTTTAAATTATTAAAAGGATAAAAATTTCCTAAATTAAAACACCTAACTTCTTTTAAATTTTCAAAAGGAAATATAAAACTACTCTTGTTTTTATTATCTCCTTCAAATATTATAGGAACTGCTCCTTTAATTCCTTTTAAGTCACCCCTTAATGATAATTCACCAAACATTATAAAATCTTTCAAATCACTTCTATCTATTTGATTAGAAGCCATTAATATTCCCACTGCTATAGGTAAATCTAACAAAGATCCTATTTTCTTTATATACGCTGGAGCTAGATTTACTGTAATTCTTCCTAAAGGAAATTTAAATCCACTATTTAAAATAGCTGACTTTACTCTCTCTTTAGCCTCTTTAACAGATGTATCTGGAAGACCTACTAAATTAAAGCTAGGTAATCCCTTTGTTATATCTACTTCAACATTTACTAAAATTCCGTCTAATCCATTATGTGTTGCACTTATTATTTCTATTGACATAATAATCACCCCTTAAGATTATTGACATAGAATTATAACTTAAACACCAATTTATAAAATTGACTAAATATATTTAAAATGGAAATATTAATAATAAATTATTTTTTAATTTTTAAAGGAGTTTTTATGAAAAGTTTTAATAAAGATATAGGAAATTACGGTGAAGATTTAGCATATAATTACTTAATACATAAAGGATACTATATTTTAAAAAGAAATTTTAGAAATAGATTTGGTGAGATAGATTTAATATGCAAAAAAGATGGGATAATTATTTTTGTAGAAGTAAAAAGTAGGTATAGCTCTTCATATGGAACTCCACTTGAAGCTATTACCTACTATAAACAAAAACAAATTATTAATTTATGCAAATTTTATATTACTTTAAATAAACTTTATAATTATAATTGTAGATTTGATGTTATTGAAATTCTCTTAAATCAAAAAAACAACTTATTTTTACTTAATCATTATGAAGATGCATTTAGAGAATCTTAAAATTCTAATATATTTTTAAGAAATGATAATCTATGAATATCACAAGGACCTACTTCTTTTATATGCTTTACATGACTTTCCGTCCCATACCCTACATTTTCTTCAAAACCGTAATTAGGATATTTAATGCTATATTCTTTCATTAAATTATCTCTATAGACTTTAGCTATTATAGAAGCTGCTGCAATACATGCTGATTTAGTATCCCCTTTTATTACAGATTTATTTTCTATATTAATATTTTTAATTAAATATCCATCTGATAATACTAAATCTGGTTTTATATTTACAGAATTGCATGCTTCAAGGAACACTTTATTATTACAATAAGCTATTCCCTTTTCATCTATTTCTTTATTTGATGCTTCTTTTATAGAATATGCTAATGCCTTTTTCTTTATAATTTCTGAAAGTTCCTCTCTTTTTTTCTTTGATATTTTTTTAGAATCATTAAGTCCTAAAATAAGATCTTCTTCTAATACATTTAAATCTAAAATAACTGCTGCTGAAACAATAGGTCCTGCCAAAGGTCCTCTTCCTACTTCATCTACTCCAGCTACATATTTAAAACTTCCAAAAGACTTATCAAAATTGTACATGTTTTGTACCCTTATTATTTCATCTTCGATTTTTTTCTTTTGCTTTTTTATTTTAGAACCTAAACTTTGAACATTTTTTCTTGAATCTAATTCTAACTTTTTTATTAGGATATTAAGACTATCATCTTTTAAAATATCTTTAATTATTAATTTATCTACTTTTTCTTTTATAATTTTATAGCTTAAAGTAGAAATATCTGTATTTAGAAGTTCCATTTAAATTTCTCCCTCTGATTTTTCATCGTCTTCTAATATATCATCAGGTCTTTCTAACGCAATATTTCCTATTTTTCCTCCTCTAAATTCATCTAATAGTATAACAGCTATTCTATTATAATTTATTTCTCCCCCCTTTATTAAACAACCTCTTTTTCTTGCAATTGAATTTAAAGTTTCTAAAGGTTCTTCATTTACTTCTTCAATTTTATATCTTTCTTTTAAATTTTCAGCATTATGTACCTGTAGCTTCTTTACTAAAAGATATGCTAATTCTTCTATATCCATTATCTCATCTTTTATTGCTCCAGTGAATGCAAGATTTAATGCCGTATTTTCATCTTCAAACTTAGGCCATAAAACTCCAGGAGTATCCATCATTTCTATATCCATTTTAGTCTTTATCCATTGTTTACTTTTTGTAACGCCTGGTCTATCTCCAGTCTTGGCTATATTATTTCTTGCCATTTTATTTATAAATGTAGACTTACCAACATTAGGAATACCTACTACCATAACTCTTACTTGAATTTTTACTAATCCCTTTGATTTTAATCTATCATGCTTTTCCTTAAGTAAAGCATCTAAAGTTGGTTTTATTTGATTTAATCCTTTACCTGTTATACAGTTTGCTTCAATAACTTTAACATTTTCTGACGTTAAATGTTTTATCCACATTTTCATAACTTTCTGTTCTATTAAATCACTTTTATTTAATAATATTATTCTAGGTTTATCACCACATAGTTTATCTATATCAGGATTTGCTGAACTTCTAGGAATTCTCGCATCTCTTATTTCTATAACTGCATCAACTAATTTAAGATTTTCCTTAATTTCTCTTTGTGTTTTCTTCATATGTCCTGGAAACCAGTTTATAGTAGCCATTTAAAATCCTCCTTATTTTCTTAGTATCTATATTATACCCATATATTTAATTTTCTATATTTTGCCTTAAACTAAAGAAAGGGACTTATTAAAGTCCCTTTCCACAACTAAATAAAATTATCTAGTCTTTAATTCTTTAACTTTAGCAGCCTTACCTACTCTATCTCTTAAGTAGAATAACTTAGCTCTTCTAACTTTACCTTTTCTAACTATTTCCATCTTTTCGATGATTGGTGAGTTTACAGGGAAAGTTCTTTCTACTCCAGTTCCTAAAGCAACTCTTCTTACAGTGAAAGTTTCTCTTAATCCACCGTTTTGTTTCTTTATAACTGTTCCTTCAAACATTTGAACTCTTTCTCTAGTTCCTTCTTTGATCTTAACATATACCTTAACAGTATCTCCTACCATAAAGTTTGGAAGATCATTTCTAATTTGTTCTGCTTCAATAGCTCTTAATATTTCGTTCATGTGTAAGTCCCTCCTTGTATAAATTTTGACGTTCTTAACAAATGTATTTGACAGAGGACCGCCCGTACTAACACAAATGTTATTTTAACATAATTAATATTATAATTCAACAATTTTATTTGTTTTTATTTAACATTTTTATATCTTCTTTAGTTAACTTAACTTTTTCATATAAGTCTTTTCTTCTTTTTTTTGTTACAATTAAAGACTGCAACCTTCTCCATTTTCTTATATTCTCATGATGTCCTGAAAGTAATACTTCTGGTACTCTATCTCCTTCAAAAAGTTCCGGCCTTGTATATTGAGGATATTCTAATAATCCATCAGAAAAAGATTCATCTATATAACTTTCCTCTTTTCCTAAAACTCCTGGTACTAATCTTAAAATGGAATCTATTACTGGTATTGCAGCCATTTCTCCACCTGTTAATATAAAATCACCAAGTGAAATTTCCATATCTATATGCTTATATACTCTTTCATCAATTCCTTCGTAATGACCACATATAAAAGTTAAGTCTTTTTCTTTTGAAAGCTCTCCTGCTATTTCTTGATTGAAAGTTTTACCTTTAGGTCCTAAGAAAATCACTTTACTATTACTAGATTTTTTGCAAAATCTTATTGCATCTACTAAAGGCTGTGGAGCCATAACCATACCTGCTCCACCTCCATATGGATAATCATCAACCTTCTTATGTTTATTTAGTGTAAAATCTCTAATATTAATAGCATTAATTTGTATAAGCTCCTTTTCTTTTGCTTTCCCTATAATGCTATGATTAAATATTTCAAACATTTCAGGAAATAACGTAAGAATATTAATCTTCATCTTGCCATTCTCCAACTGGTTTTATTGTTATTATTTTATTGTCTATATCTATATCTAAAACAATATCTAAAAGCACTGGTATTAGTATTTCTTTAGGTTCTCTAATCCAATATACATCATTATTCTTAGTTTGAAGAACTTCATATATCTTTCCTAAATTATTTCCATCTGTATCAACTACAGTACTTCCAATTAAATCTGTTATAAAGTAACAATCCTCTTCTAATTCAACAGCATCTTCTCTTGATATCTCTATGTATTTATTTTTATATTTTTCTGCCTCTTCTATACTATCTATTCCTTCTATTTTCACTATAACTCTATCTTTTTGGAATTTACACCCTATTATTTTTCTCTCAACATTATCAATTAAAACCTTTTCTAAATCATTGTATCTTTTAGGATCGTCAGTAAGTGGAATGACCTTAACCTCTCCCTTTAAACCATGAGTATTTACTATTTTCCCTACTCTTAAAATTTCTTTCAATCTCTTCACCTCTTAACATATTTTAATATATTATATCCATTTAAGCACTATCTTAAAATATTAAAAATTAAATCTATATGTGTAAAAAGAGTTAGGATTATCCTAACTCTTTACATCAATAATTTCTACTACTACTTTTTTATCTTCTTTTATTGCTGCTGCTTTGACAACAGTTCTAATAGCCTTTGCTATTCTTCCCTGTTTGCCAATTACTTTTCCCATATCCACAGGAGCAACCTTTAGTTCCAGAATAATTGATTGCTCTCCCTGAATTTCATTTACATGAACTTCATTTGGATTATCCACAAGGGATTTAGCTATAACTTCAATTAATTCCTTCATAAACATCTGTAACTTTATAAATATGTTACAGAGTTCACCTCCTAAAAATTACTTATTTATTCCTGCTTGAGCGAAAAGTCTCTTAACTACATCTGTAGGTTGAGCACCATTTTGTACCCATTTAGTAGCCTTTTCTTCATTGATTTTGATTTCAGCTGGTTCAGTTAATGGGTTATAATAACCTATTTCTTCGATGAATCTACCATCTCTTGGGCATCTTGAATCAGCAACTACTACTCTGTAGAAAGGTGCTTTTTTAGCTCCCATTCTTCTTAATCTAATCTTTACTGCCATGTTGTTTTCACCTCCTTCAAAGGATAAGTTAATTTATATTAACTCATAAAAGGTAACTTCCCTAAAAATCCCTTTTTAGCTTTCTTTTGTAATGATTTCATTTGCTTCATTTGCTTTCTCATCATATCAAAGCCTTTAATGAGTTTATTCACTTCTTGTAATGATGTACCAGATCCCTTAGCAATTCTCTTCTTTCTAGAAGATGAACCAACTAAAAGTTTTGGATTTTTTCTTTCTTTCGGAGTCATTGAATATATTATAGCTTTTACTTTGGCTAATTGTTTTTCACCTGCATCAAAATCTACATCTTTAAGTTCTTTTGGCATTCCTGGAATCATCTCCATTATCTTACTTAAAGAACCTAATTTTTTCATTTGCTCCATTGCTGTTAAATAATCTTCATAATTGAAGTCATTTTCCAGCATTTTAGCTCCTAAGTCTTGAGCTTCTTTATCATCAAATGCTGCTTGTGCTTTTTCTATTAATGAAAGAACATCTCCCATTCCTAGTATTCTCGAAGCCATTCTATCTGGATAGAACACTTCAAAATCGCTCATCTTTTCCCCTACTCCAATAAACTTAATTGGCTTTTCAGTCATATGTCTAATGGATAGAGCTGCACCACCTCTAGTGTCACCATCAAGCTTTGTTAATATAACACCTGAAACATCTAATGCATTATTAAAGCTTTCTGCAACATTAACAGCATCTTGACCTGTCATTGAATCTACAACAAGTAATATTTCATTTGGCTTAACTTCAGACTTAACATCTTTAAGTTCTCCCATTAACTCTTCATCTATATGAAGTCTACCTGCTGTATCTATTATAACTATATTATTTCCATTTTCCCTTGCATGAGCTATACCAGCCTTTGCTATATCTACAGGGCTTATTTTATCTCCCATCTGAAAAACAGGAATATCTATTTGCTTTCCTACAACCTCTAATTGTTTAATAGCTGCTGGTCTATATATATCACATGCAACTAAAAGAGGTTTTTTATTTTGTTTTCTTAATTGTAGTGCTAATTTACCACTCATTGTGGTTTTACCTGCTCCTTGCAATCCTACCATCATAATTACTGTAGGTCCTACAGAAGCAAAATTTATTTTACTTTCACTACCACCCATAAGATTAGTAAGTTCGTCATTAACAATTTTTATAACTTGTTGAGCAGGTGTTAAGCTTTCTAAGACATCACTGCCTACACACTTCTCGCTAACAGTTGATATAAACTTTTTAACTACTTTAAAGTTAACATCAGCTTCTAATAACGCAAGCTTTACTTCTCTCATGGCTTCTTTTATATCTTTTTCAGTTAGCTTTCCTTTGCCTCTAAGCTTTTTAAATGCTTCCTGTAACTTATCTGATAAACCTTCAAAAGCCATGTTAACCCTCCTATGATTATAAATCTTCTAAAGTATTTTTATACTTTTCATAATCCTTATCTGAAAGAGAATATTTTATTTTCAAATCCTCTAAAAGCTCTAAGATTACTTTTTCCTTCTTTAAACTCTTCTCTAGTAAGTTAAGTCTACTTTCATAGGATAGAAATTGTTTATAACACCTCTTTATCAAATCATGGATAGCTTGACGACTTGTGTTATTTAATTCAGCAATTTCACCTAAAGATAAGTCATCATTATAATACAATTCCATAATTTTATATTGTTTGTCAGTTAACAAGGTTCCATAAAAATCCATTAACATAGAGATTTCAACTCTATCTTCCATAAATATCACCTTACCCACAAAAGAGATTTTAACAAAACTATTCTAACCTGTCAAGTATTTTTACTTAACACTTTATTTTTTTAGAATAATGCTTCTGCAAAGCTTTCAGCATCAAATTCTTGAAGATCTTCAATACCTTCTCCAACCCCTATATATTTAACTGGTATATTCAATGTATTTTTAATTGAAATTACAACTCCACCTTTAGCTGTACCATCTAACTTTGTTAATATAATACCATCTATAGGACATACCTCCATAAATTGTTTAGCTTGAATAACTGCATTTTGACCTGTCGTTGCATCTAAGACTAACAATGTTTCTTTTTTAGCCTCGCTATATTCTCTTTCTACTATTCTTCCTATTTTACCTAGTTCATCCATAAGATTTTTTTTATTATGAAGTCTTCCAGCCGTATCACATATTAAAATATCTACATTTCTTGATTTAGATGCATTTATAGCATCAAAAACTACTGCTGCTGGATCTGATCCTTCTTGGTGCCTTACCAAATCTACCCCAGCTCTTTCACTCCAAACTTGTAATTGGTCTATTGCTGCCGCTCTAAAAGTATCTGCTGCTGCAAGTAGAACCCTTTTTCCTTCAGCTTTATTTTTAGATGCAAGTTTTCCAATAGATGTTGTTTTTCCTACTCCATTTACACCTATAACTAGAAGAACTTTCTTTTCTTCCTCTTCTTCTTTAGATTCAACTCCGTCTAAAAGCATTTCTTTTATAACTTCTTTTAATGCTGGGTACACTTCTTTTGTATCATTTATTTTTTCTTTTCTTATTTTAGCTTTTAGTGCTTCTATAATATCCATGGTAGTATCCATACCTATATCAGACATTACAAGTATTTCCTCTAATTCTTCATAAAGGTCATCATCAATTGTAATTGCAAGTTTTAATGCTTCATTTATTTTATCTGTTAAAGCATCCCTTGTTTTAGTTAATCCTGTTTTTAAATTGTCAAAAATCTTTCCAAACACTTTTGTGTCCTCCTAATTATTTTTTGTTAAATCTACCGAAACCACCTTTGATATTCCTTTTTCCTCCATAGTAACTCCATACATTATGTCACTTGCCTCCATAGTTCCTTTTCTATGAGTAATAACTATAAATTGAATATTCTCTGAAAATTTCTTTAAAAATTCAGCATATCTATAAACGTTAGCATCGTCAAGGGCTGCTTCTATTTCATCTAATATACAAAAAGGCGTAGGCTTCATCTTTAAAATAGCAAAAAGAAGAGCTATTGCAGAAAGTACTTTTTCTCCACCTGACATTAAATTTATATTTTGTAGTTTTTTACCTGGTGGTTGAACATTTATATCTATATTAGCTGTTAACTCATCACCATCTGAAAGTATAAGTTCAGCATTTCCCCCTTTAAATAATTCATTAAAAGTCTCATTAAAATTTTCATTTAGAATCTTAAAATTATCTTTAAATAATTCCTGCATTTTAGCAGTCATTTCATTTATAACACCTAACAACTCTGCTTTTGCCTTATTTAAATCTTCCTCTTGGGTAGACATAAATTCGTATTTTTCTATTACCTCTTCATATTCAGCTATTGCAGCTAAATTTACAGTACCAAGGCTTGTTATATTGCTTTTTATACTAAAAATCTCATCCTTTACTTGTGATACACTTGTAATTTTAAAGGCAATTTCTAAAGCTTCAGCTAAAGTAAGATTTAGTTCTTCATTTAATTTTTTATAATAACTATCTCGTTCACTTTCACTTTTAGCATTTATTATTTCTTTTTTATTTAGTTCATTTTCTTCAACTCTTATTATATCAACTAACTCGTTAATTAGTCCCTCTTTTATTTTAGATTTATCCTTTAAAGAAATTTTTTCTATTTCATAAGCTTTAAAAACTTCATCTAAAATATCTATTCTCTTTTTAAACTCTTCTATTAACTCATTTTTAACTTTAATTTGTTTATCTAGATAAACTATATTTTCTTCTTTGGCTTTTGACTCTAACTCTAAAGCTACTATCTTTTCTCTTTTCTCTTTTTCTTCTCTTTCTTTTCTTTTTATCTCGGAATATTTTCCCTGAAGGGATTCATCTAAGGTTGCTTTTTCTATTTTTAATTTTACACAACATTCTTTACTATTTTCAACAATTATATTTTTCTCATTTAAAGCAAGTTCAAGATTTATAGCTTTATCTTTATTTTTTGTATTTTTATCTTCTAAAAATTCTAATTTATTTTTTTTATTTAATATTTCCTCTTCTAGCTTATTTAAAGTATCTTTATTAAACAAAATTTCTTTTTTTGATATCTCTAATGAATTTTTTAATTTTATTTCTTCATTTTTTAAAGCTTTTATTTCACTTTCAAACTTAGTAATATCTATAGTCTTACTATGAACTTCATCACTTTTATTTAAATTCTCATCATCTAAAGCCTTTACTTCTCTCTTTATTTCTTCTAATTTTTCAATTTCTTTATTATATATTTCTTTATTTTTAGATATTAATTCTTGAAGTTCTGAAAGCTCTCTTCTTCTTCCTAATATACTCGAATTATTTTTTTTATATATACTACCTCCAGTTAATGCTCCTCCTGGACTTATAACTTCTCCTGACAATGTTACTATTTTTACTTTATGTTTTCCTATTTTAGATATTTCAAGAGCTGAGTCCATATCCTTTGCTATAATAGTTTTTCCAAGGCAATAATCCATTATATCTTTAAATAAAGGATCAAATTTTATTATATCTGATGCTATTCCAACATATCCATCTAAAGTTTCTATTTCCTTGGATAAGAAAATCCTATTTCCTTTAATTATATTAACTGGTAAGAATGTAGCTCTTCCCAAGTTATTTTTCTTTAAATATTCAATTAAAAACTTTGCAGTATTTTCGTTTTTAGTAATTATATTAGATATAGCTCCACCTAAAGAAATCTCTATAGCAGTTTCATATTTTTTCTCTACTGTAAATACTTCTCCTAAAACTTTAGTTCCTTTTGCTTCATTTATTTTTCCACTTTCTATTCTTTCCATAAGTCTTTTTACAGACATTTGATATCCTTCATAACTCTTTTCCAAATCTCTAAGAGTTGTAAGTTTTCCTTCTAATGTATTTGTATCTTTTGTAATATTCCTTATTATAGCTTCCTTTTTACTTAAATTGCTATTTAAAATGGCAATTTTCTTCTTATTATTTAATATTTCATTTTGTATATTTTTTCTTTCCCTAATAGAGATATCTATATTTTCTTTAAGTTCCTTTACTGTTGCTATATTTATACTAATATTTCCCTCTATTGTTTTTAATGTACCTTCTCCAGTAACATTTAATTGTTTCTTACTTATAATATCCTTATTTAAAATAGCTATACTATTTTTTATTTCTGATATTTTCCTAAGAACTTCAAATTCATCTTCTTTTAATTCCTTAAGTTCATCTGTAATCTTTTTAATTTCAGAATTTAATTCACCTATTTTATTTTCTAAGTTGTGTATTTCTTTTTCTTTTTCTTGTTGTTCTTTTATTTTTTCTTCTAAACTTTTTAAAAGGTTATCTTTTTCATCTAAAGATTTTACCAAAGACTCTTCTAATTCCTTTAAATTAAATTTATCTCTATCTATACTGTCATTTAAATTTTTTATTCTCTCTTTAAATATTTCTATATCATTAATACTTTGAGACAATTCTTCTTTTTTGCTATAGTATTCTCTTTTTTCACTTTCATTTTTGTTTTCAAGATTTTCTAAAGATTTCTCTAAATTTGAAAGTTCTTCTTTATAATTATAAAGTTTTAACCTTTTTTCTTCTATTTCCTTTTTTCTTTCTATAATATCTTTATTGATATTTTTTATTTCTTCTTCAATTTTTTCTATGTAATATGTTAAAATAGATACTTCTTTAATCTTAAGTTCCTCTGCTAAAGCCTTATATTTTATAGCTTTCTCCCTTTCTTCTTTTAAAGGGCCTACTCTTTCTTCATATGTTGAAATTATATCTCTTATTCTTATTAAATTATTTTCTGTATTAGACAGCTTCTTTTCCGCTTCTTCTTTTCTAGATTTAAACTTAACTATACCTGCTGCCTCTTCTAAAAGAGCTCTTCTTTCTTCAGGCTTACCACTTAATATAGCCTCTATTTTACCTTGTCCAATTAAAGAATATCCCTCTTTTCCTATACCTGTATCCATAAACAGCAAGTTTATATCTTTTAATCTACATTTTTTATTATTTATTAAATATTCTGTTTCTCCTGATCTAAATATTCTTCTTGTAATAGTTACCTCAGTATATTCAGTATCTAAAGAGTTATCTGAGTTATCTAAAGTTAAAGAAACCTGGGCAAGACCTACTGGTTTTCTAAATTGAGTTCCAGCAAATATTACATCCTCCATTTTTCCACCTCTTAAAGTCTTAACGCTTTGTTCTCCAAGTACCCATCTAACTGAATCAGATATATTGCTTTTCCCACTTCCATTAGGTCCAACTACAGCAGTTACACCTTCTTTAAACTTTAACTCGGTTTTATCCGCAAAAGACTTAAAACCTCTAATTTCTAGGGATTTTAAAAACATAAGTCCACTCCTTATCTAACCAATGATACTAACAAACTTACACTAAACATAACCACCATAATTATAGTAATAATATATACCATTTTTTGCCTTGTTTGTTTTTTCATAATATCACTTCCTCTATATTATTTAAGTTTATAGTAAACTTCATAAAATATCAATATAAGGTAGGCATAAAAGCCTACCTTATATTATTACCTCTTCTATTTTTTTAACTACAATAACTCTTAATGTTCCTCTTTTTAATTTATCCTTAGTTAATACTTCTATACGGCCTTTATGTTTATTTTTAAATTCATTAAAATATATTTTTTTATTTGCGTAAAGTTTACTTAAATCTTTTGGGTTAACTTCTATTATAATATTATCCTCTTCTGAAACCCTCTTTTTTATTTCATCACACATTAAATTGCTTTCAACAAGCTCCCTAAATGCTGGATGAAATGGTCCATCAATAATGTCTTTCCCCCAAGTTATAGATTCTGTCGGTTGAAGTCCTATTCTTATAACCTGAACCTTAGCTTTATTATAAAGCTTATACATTTCTTTTGATACATTAACTGCTTCTTCTAATGTATATGGAACATACTCCCCTCTCTTATACATTTCCTCCATTGGAGTATCTTTTATAACAAGAGATGGGTATATTCTACATAAATCTGGTTTCATCTCAATGGATTTTTTTACTGTCTCTATATCTTTATTAAAATTATCTCCAGGAAGACCCGGCATAATTTGATGACCTAAAATAAAACCATATTTTTTAATTAAATTTGAAGCTTTATAAACATCTTCTGAAGTATGACCTCTTCCTGATAATTTTAAAATATAATTATCTAAAGATTGAACACCTAACTCTATTATATCTACTTTATATTCTTTTAAATAACTTAATATATAATCATTTATAGCATCTGGTCTTGTAGACATTCTTATTTTATGAATAAATCCTTTTTCTTTAAAATCTTTAGCAACTGCTAAAAGTTCTTTTTGTTTACTTACATCTATAGCTGTAAATGTTCCTCCAAAGAAAGAAACCTCTACTGTAGATTCATTTTTATTTATGGTTTCTAAATATTCTAAAATAGTTCTCTTAACATCTTCACCTGTTACCTCATCATTTACAACTTTCGCTATCCTATTTTGATTACAAAAAACACATTGATGTGGACATCCCTGATGAGATATAAATATAGGAATTATGTAGTATTTTTTACTCATTCATTTCCTCCAACAATTTTAAAGCTTCTTTAGCAGCATTTTGTTCTGATTCTTTTTTACTATATCCTTCACCTTTTCCAAACTCTTTATGATCTATTATTACTGCTGTAAAGAATTTTCTTCTATGGGGTGGTCCTTCATATTTAAGAAGCTCATATACAATTGAAACCTCACCGGACTTTTGAAGTTCTTCTTGAAGTTTAGTTTTATAGTCTAAAACTATATCATTATTTATTGCCATTGTTATAATTTCTTCAAAATATCCCAATATAAAATCTTTAACAAATTCTAATCCTTTGTCTAGATATATAGCAGCTATTAAAGCTTCTACTGAATCTGCTATAATAGAAACCCTCTCTCTTCCCCCTGTTAACTCTTCTCCTCTACTAATTCTTAAAAAGTTACCTAGGTTTAACTTCTTTCCTATTTCATATAATGAGTTTTCACATACAATTAAACTTCTAATTTTAGTTAACTCACCTTCACTTTTATTTTTATAATTTAAAAATAAATATTCAGTTACACATAACTGCAATATTGCATCTCCTAAAAACTCAAATCGTTCATTATATTCTTGATCCTTATGTTGATTTGCATAAGAACTATGAGTTAATGCTGTTTTTAAAAGTTTATTTTCATTAAAGGAGAATCCTATTGTTTTTTCAACTTCTTTAATATTAAATCTGTTCATGTTTAATACACTCCTTGAAGTTTA from Clostridium septicum includes these protein-coding regions:
- the ylqF gene encoding ribosome biogenesis GTPase YlqF, coding for MATINWFPGHMKKTQREIKENLKLVDAVIEIRDARIPRSSANPDIDKLCGDKPRIILLNKSDLIEQKVMKMWIKHLTSENVKVIEANCITGKGLNQIKPTLDALLKEKHDRLKSKGLVKIQVRVMVVGIPNVGKSTFINKMARNNIAKTGDRPGVTKSKQWIKTKMDIEMMDTPGVLWPKFEDENTALNLAFTGAIKDEIMDIEELAYLLVKKLQVHNAENLKERYKIEEVNEEPLETLNSIARKRGCLIKGGEINYNRIAVILLDEFRGGKIGNIALERPDDILEDDEKSEGEI
- the rplS gene encoding 50S ribosomal protein L19, with protein sequence MNEILRAIEAEQIRNDLPNFMVGDTVKVYVKIKEGTRERVQMFEGTVIKKQNGGLRETFTVRRVALGTGVERTFPVNSPIIEKMEIVRKGKVRRAKLFYLRDRVGKAAKVKELKTR
- a CDS encoding YifB family Mg chelatase-like AAA ATPase, coding for MSIEIISATHNGLDGILVNVEVDITKGLPSFNLVGLPDTSVKEAKERVKSAILNSGFKFPLGRITVNLAPAYIKKIGSLLDLPIAVGILMASNQIDRSDLKDFIMFGELSLRGDLKGIKGAVPIIFEGDNKNKSSFIFPFENLKEVRCFNLGNFYPFNNLKEVVSFINNNDLLPCDNTDIKDKKEDYLIDYSQIIGHRSSKRAMEIVASGKHNIILFGSPGSGKTMLAKALPSILPPLSNQEKKEIAKIYSVSGLLKDEDFIKRPFRNPHHTITKAALVGGGKEIKAGEVTLAHNGVLFLDEILEFKKEILEVLREPLEDKVININRLNGNYLFPSNFLLVGAFNPCPCGFGGIEDDKCICSENEKRRYLNKLSRALLDRIDLLNFVPRLKYEDISTTNDKITSKIMKERVLKAIDIQKNRYKDTVYNYNSELKGNELEEYCNINRSTKSLLEFYYNKYNLTTRGYFKMIKVARTIADLDNSYEVLDYHILEAIGYRKNVNGDII
- the trmD gene encoding tRNA (guanosine(37)-N1)-methyltransferase TrmD translates to MKINILTLFPEMFEIFNHSIIGKAKEKELIQINAINIRDFTLNKHKKVDDYPYGGGAGMVMAPQPLVDAIRFCKKSSNSKVIFLGPKGKTFNQEIAGELSKEKDLTFICGHYEGIDERVYKHIDMEISLGDFILTGGEMAAIPVIDSILRLVPGVLGKEESYIDESFSDGLLEYPQYTRPELFEGDRVPEVLLSGHHENIRKWRRLQSLIVTKKRRKDLYEKVKLTKEDIKMLNKNK
- the rimM gene encoding ribosome maturation factor RimM (Essential for efficient processing of 16S rRNA), with the protein product MKEILRVGKIVNTHGLKGEVKVIPLTDDPKRYNDLEKVLIDNVERKIIGCKFQKDRVIVKIEGIDSIEEAEKYKNKYIEISREDAVELEEDCYFITDLIGSTVVDTDGNNLGKIYEVLQTKNNDVYWIREPKEILIPVLLDIVLDIDIDNKIITIKPVGEWQDED
- a CDS encoding ribonuclease HII, with translation MELLNTDISTLSYKIIKEKVDKLIIKDILKDDSLNILIKKLELDSRKNVQSLGSKIKKQKKKIEDEIIRVQNMYNFDKSFGSFKYVAGVDEVGRGPLAGPIVSAAVILDLNVLEEDLILGLNDSKKISKKKREELSEIIKKKALAYSIKEASNKEIDEKGIAYCNNKVFLEACNSVNIKPDLVLSDGYLIKNINIENKSVIKGDTKSACIAAASIIAKVYRDNLMKEYSIKYPNYGFEENVGYGTESHVKHIKEVGPCDIHRLSFLKNILEF
- a CDS encoding YraN family protein; the encoded protein is MKSFNKDIGNYGEDLAYNYLIHKGYYILKRNFRNRFGEIDLICKKDGIIIFVEVKSRYSSSYGTPLEAITYYKQKQIINLCKFYITLNKLYNYNCRFDVIEILLNQKNNLFLLNHYEDAFRES